The Arthrobacter sp. NicSoilC5 genome has a window encoding:
- a CDS encoding sugar phosphate isomerase/epimerase family protein translates to MKIALDPTPFHHSHSLLEFPKVMADLGYKYMQMTPHADFIPFYNHPKADDELVGQLGKACKDAGIEIASILPVLRWSGPDEDAREAAVRYWKRAIQIAVDLGVSTMNTEFSGRPEKAEESERAFYRSMEELLPIIEREGIDLLIDPHPDDFVEEGLAAIRVIRGVNSKNVGMVYVASHSFHMKNSPLDIMRAAGDKLRLVHVADTMDHHASHGLRYITNPPGNPVRVHQHLKIGDGDVNWDEFFGGLKEIGFLDREDTVMVSSVFAEDENAEEVSRYQLETMKQYVQKVSL, encoded by the coding sequence GTGAAAATCGCACTTGACCCCACCCCGTTCCATCACTCGCACAGCCTGCTGGAGTTCCCCAAGGTGATGGCCGACCTCGGCTACAAGTACATGCAGATGACCCCGCACGCGGACTTCATCCCGTTCTACAACCACCCCAAAGCGGACGACGAACTGGTGGGCCAGCTGGGCAAGGCCTGCAAGGACGCCGGGATTGAAATCGCCTCCATCCTCCCCGTGCTCCGCTGGTCCGGGCCCGACGAGGACGCCCGCGAAGCCGCCGTCCGCTACTGGAAGCGCGCCATCCAGATCGCCGTGGACCTGGGGGTCAGCACCATGAACACCGAGTTCAGCGGCCGGCCCGAGAAGGCGGAGGAGTCCGAGCGGGCGTTCTACCGGTCCATGGAGGAACTGCTGCCGATCATCGAGCGTGAAGGCATCGACCTGCTCATTGACCCGCACCCGGACGACTTCGTGGAGGAAGGCCTGGCCGCCATCCGCGTGATCCGGGGCGTGAACTCGAAGAACGTGGGCATGGTCTACGTGGCCTCGCACAGCTTCCACATGAAGAACTCTCCGCTGGACATCATGCGGGCCGCGGGGGACAAGCTGCGCCTGGTCCACGTGGCCGACACCATGGACCACCACGCCTCGCACGGACTGCGGTACATCACCAACCCGCCGGGCAACCCGGTCCGCGTCCACCAGCACCTGAAGATCGGCGACGGCGACGTCAATTGGGACGAATTCTTCGGCGGCCTGAAGGAAATCGGCTTCCTCGACCGGGAGGACACGGTGATGGTGTCCAGCGTCTTCGCTGAGGACGAGAACGCCGAAGAAGTGTCCCGCTACCAGCTGGAGACCATGAAGCAGTACGTCCAAAAGGTAAGCCTATGA
- a CDS encoding sugar porter family MFS transporter produces the protein MSSPDSGKAAVKQPGNHQRALRTVTIISTFGGLLFGYDTGVINGALPYMQEDLGLTPLTEGLVTSSLLFGAAFGALFGGRLADRNGRRKMIMVLAVIFLAGTIGCTFSPNTEVMIAARFILGLAVGGASVTVPVYLAEVSPSNRRGRIVTQNELMIVTGQLLAFIFNAYLGNSFGESHGIWRWMLVIATLPAIALWIGMNFMPESPRWLASIGSFGETLSVLQRIRSQEEARKEFEEVKAMAVEDYKSKMGSWKDLGIPWLRRIFVVGLGLAVIQQITGVNSIMYYGTQILSQSGFGREAALTANIANGVISVLATFVGIWLLGKVGRRRMLITGQVGTTTALLLIGFFSLILPEGSARGFVILALTVTFLAFQQGAISPVTWLMLSEIFPLKIRGLGMGASAFLLWIVNFLIGFGFPQLLAAIGISNTFFVFAVLGVGAIAFAAKYVPETKDKSLEDLEHYFKNVAGGKAEVSTAQVS, from the coding sequence ATGAGTTCGCCTGATTCCGGGAAGGCAGCGGTCAAGCAGCCCGGCAACCATCAGCGGGCCCTGCGGACCGTCACCATCATCTCCACCTTCGGCGGCCTGCTGTTCGGCTACGACACCGGCGTGATCAACGGCGCCCTGCCGTACATGCAGGAGGACCTGGGCCTCACTCCGCTGACCGAAGGCCTCGTCACCTCATCCCTGCTGTTCGGCGCCGCCTTTGGTGCCCTGTTCGGTGGACGCCTGGCAGACCGCAACGGCCGGCGCAAAATGATCATGGTGCTGGCGGTCATCTTCCTCGCGGGCACCATCGGCTGCACGTTCTCGCCCAATACCGAGGTAATGATCGCCGCCCGGTTCATCCTGGGACTCGCCGTGGGCGGGGCATCGGTGACCGTGCCCGTGTACCTGGCGGAAGTATCGCCGAGCAACCGGCGCGGCCGGATCGTCACCCAAAACGAACTCATGATCGTCACCGGGCAGCTGCTCGCGTTCATCTTCAACGCCTACCTGGGCAACTCGTTCGGTGAATCGCACGGCATTTGGCGCTGGATGCTGGTCATTGCCACCCTGCCGGCCATCGCGCTGTGGATCGGGATGAACTTCATGCCCGAGAGTCCCCGCTGGCTGGCTTCCATCGGCAGCTTCGGCGAGACGCTCAGCGTGCTGCAGCGGATCCGGTCGCAGGAGGAGGCCCGTAAGGAGTTCGAGGAAGTCAAGGCCATGGCCGTGGAGGACTACAAGTCCAAAATGGGTTCATGGAAGGACCTGGGCATCCCGTGGCTCCGCAGGATCTTCGTGGTGGGCCTGGGCCTCGCGGTGATCCAGCAAATCACGGGCGTGAACTCCATCATGTACTACGGCACCCAGATCCTCTCGCAGTCCGGTTTCGGCCGGGAAGCTGCCTTGACGGCCAACATCGCCAACGGGGTCATCTCGGTACTGGCCACGTTCGTGGGGATCTGGCTGCTGGGCAAGGTGGGGCGGCGCAGGATGCTGATCACCGGGCAGGTGGGAACCACCACGGCACTGCTGCTCATCGGCTTCTTCTCGCTGATCCTGCCCGAAGGCTCCGCCCGGGGCTTCGTTATCCTGGCCCTGACCGTAACGTTCCTGGCGTTCCAGCAGGGTGCCATTTCCCCGGTGACGTGGCTGATGCTCTCGGAAATCTTCCCGCTGAAGATCCGCGGCCTGGGCATGGGAGCCTCGGCCTTCCTGCTGTGGATCGTGAACTTCCTGATCGGGTTCGGTTTCCCGCAGCTGCTGGCCGCCATCGGCATCTCCAACACGTTCTTCGTCTTCGCGGTCCTGGGTGTGGGGGCCATTGCCTTCGCCGCGAAATACGTTCCCGAGACCAAGGACAAGAGCCTTGAGGACCTGGAGCACTACTTCAAGAACGTTGCAGGCGGCAAAGCCGAGGTGTCCACCGCACAGGTTTCCTGA
- a CDS encoding MarR family transcriptional regulator has product MGIKDDAVEVRAQGWRTLAALHGLIENELERSLQAESKLSVVEYTVLDALSRQDGWHMRMQQLARATALSPSATTRLVNRLEDRGLLTRILCDDDRRGIYTELTASGSSLLAEARPVHDATLERALDAALAIPELAPLVDALPRLHART; this is encoded by the coding sequence ATGGGCATCAAGGACGACGCCGTTGAGGTCCGCGCCCAGGGCTGGCGCACCCTCGCGGCGCTTCACGGGCTGATCGAAAACGAACTGGAACGCAGCCTCCAGGCGGAGTCGAAGCTCTCCGTGGTGGAGTACACGGTGCTGGATGCCCTCAGCCGGCAGGACGGGTGGCACATGCGGATGCAGCAGCTGGCGCGCGCCACGGCGCTGAGCCCCAGCGCCACCACCCGGCTGGTCAACCGCCTGGAGGACCGTGGCCTGCTGACCAGGATTCTGTGCGACGACGACCGCCGCGGCATCTACACCGAGCTCACCGCCAGTGGAAGCAGCCTGCTCGCGGAAGCGCGGCCGGTCCACGACGCCACGCTGGAGCGTGCCCTGGACGCGGCCCTGGCCATTCCGGAACTGGCACCGCTGGTGGATGCGCTGCCGCGGCTGCACGCACGCACCTAG
- a CDS encoding MFS transporter, whose amino-acid sequence MPVGLIALALGGFGIGLTEFVIAGLLPQVAADFAVSEASAGWFISGYALSVVVGALGLTAAVTRFPRKPVLAALLVLFIAGNLLSATADGYWAMMLGRIIAALSHGAFFGIGAVVAAGMVPPSKKAGAIALMFTGLTAANVLGVPFGTLLGQAAGWRATFWAITVIGVAALAGILALVPASAGASDEAGSLRSELRAFRSGQVWLSIVVTVLGFGGMFGAFTYIAYTLTEVSGFAAATVPWLLIVFGVGLFAGNTLGGKAADRNVDRTLLVVLAALTMVMVAFALTAANPVLTVISLVLMGGFGFATVPGLQMRVMKYASGAPTLASGANIGAFNVGNALGAWLGGVTITAGFGYTSPIWAGALITLAGVAVMAFAAAGARRSEQRRGGRGTVEAAEELVSR is encoded by the coding sequence ATGCCTGTTGGCCTGATAGCACTCGCCCTGGGTGGGTTTGGCATTGGACTCACGGAATTCGTGATCGCCGGCCTCCTTCCGCAGGTAGCCGCGGACTTTGCAGTCAGTGAAGCGTCCGCGGGCTGGTTCATCTCCGGCTACGCACTCTCCGTGGTGGTGGGAGCGCTGGGCCTGACCGCGGCCGTGACCCGCTTCCCGCGCAAACCCGTGCTGGCTGCGTTGCTGGTCCTGTTCATTGCCGGCAACCTGCTCTCCGCCACCGCGGACGGTTATTGGGCCATGATGCTGGGGCGCATCATCGCAGCCCTTTCGCATGGCGCCTTCTTTGGAATTGGGGCCGTGGTGGCGGCCGGTATGGTTCCGCCCAGCAAGAAGGCAGGGGCCATAGCACTGATGTTCACCGGGCTGACGGCGGCCAATGTCCTGGGTGTTCCCTTCGGAACCCTGCTGGGCCAGGCGGCCGGCTGGCGTGCCACGTTCTGGGCCATCACCGTCATTGGCGTAGCCGCGCTCGCCGGCATCCTTGCACTCGTCCCCGCATCGGCCGGTGCATCGGACGAGGCAGGCAGCCTCCGTTCCGAACTCCGTGCCTTCCGCTCCGGGCAGGTATGGCTCTCCATCGTGGTCACCGTCCTGGGCTTCGGCGGCATGTTTGGAGCGTTCACCTACATCGCCTACACCCTCACGGAGGTATCAGGATTCGCTGCAGCCACGGTGCCGTGGCTGCTGATCGTCTTCGGCGTGGGCCTCTTTGCGGGCAATACCCTGGGCGGTAAAGCTGCCGACCGCAACGTGGACCGGACGCTGCTCGTGGTGCTCGCCGCGCTGACCATGGTCATGGTGGCCTTTGCCTTGACGGCCGCCAATCCCGTCCTGACGGTCATCTCGCTGGTCCTGATGGGCGGCTTCGGGTTTGCCACCGTACCGGGTCTGCAGATGCGGGTCATGAAGTACGCCTCCGGTGCTCCCACCCTCGCCTCCGGCGCCAATATCGGTGCCTTCAATGTGGGTAACGCCCTGGGCGCCTGGCTGGGCGGCGTCACCATCACCGCCGGGTTCGGCTACACGTCGCCCATCTGGGCCGGCGCCCTCATCACCCTTGCGGGCGTTGCCGTCATGGCGTTCGCCGCGGCAGGTGCCAGGCGGAGCGAACAGCGCCGCGGTGGCCGCGGCACGGTCGAGGCCGCGGAGGAGCTGGTCAGCCGCTAG
- a CDS encoding LacI family DNA-binding transcriptional regulator: MEDVARDAGVSRALVSLVMRDSPKVSPAKRTAVLESAAALGYSPNRLASRLASHRTNTLGVLFLDLHNSVFADIYDGITDGLAGSGNQVMVAVGSADPGTELEAVRSFVDLRVDGVLLAGYTGSSEELAGALRGTPAVVITRELEADGVDSVLTDDFRSGSLAVEHLYHLGHRRIAHVDISDWLPYTARREGYLHAMKQFGLEPQLVHSDMTERGGRAVMEQFLDSGATPPTAVFAHNDLTAIGIMEALASRGLSVPGDMAIVGCDNIEVGASPLIGLTSIDQHAGQLGRLAAQAILERVAGTAGPAVTRKLEPALMVRRSSDPSA, translated from the coding sequence ATGGAGGACGTGGCACGCGACGCCGGGGTGAGCCGCGCCCTGGTGTCCCTGGTGATGCGCGATTCCCCCAAGGTTTCGCCCGCAAAGCGGACGGCGGTGCTGGAAAGCGCCGCCGCCCTGGGCTACTCCCCCAACAGGCTGGCCAGCCGCCTGGCGAGCCACCGCACCAACACGCTGGGCGTCCTGTTCCTGGACCTGCACAACTCCGTCTTCGCCGATATTTATGACGGCATCACCGACGGGCTGGCGGGCAGCGGCAACCAGGTGATGGTCGCCGTCGGCTCCGCTGATCCCGGAACGGAACTGGAGGCCGTCCGTTCCTTCGTGGACCTTCGCGTGGACGGCGTGCTGCTGGCCGGTTACACCGGCAGCTCGGAGGAGCTGGCCGGGGCCCTGCGCGGGACGCCCGCCGTCGTCATCACCCGGGAGCTGGAGGCCGACGGCGTGGATTCCGTCCTGACCGACGACTTCCGTTCCGGGTCGCTCGCCGTGGAGCACCTGTACCACCTGGGGCACCGGCGGATTGCCCACGTGGACATCTCTGACTGGCTCCCCTACACGGCCCGGCGGGAGGGCTACCTGCACGCCATGAAGCAGTTCGGACTGGAGCCGCAACTGGTCCACAGCGACATGACCGAACGCGGCGGCCGGGCCGTGATGGAACAGTTCCTCGACTCGGGCGCCACGCCTCCCACGGCAGTCTTTGCGCACAACGACCTCACCGCCATTGGCATCATGGAGGCCCTGGCGTCCCGGGGACTGTCCGTCCCGGGCGATATGGCGATCGTTGGCTGCGACAACATCGAAGTGGGCGCCTCGCCACTGATTGGCCTGACGTCCATCGACCAGCACGCCGGGCAGCTGGGCCGGCTGGCGGCGCAGGCCATCCTGGAGCGGGTTGCCGGGACGGCCGGACCAGCCGTGACCCGGAAGCTTGAACCCGCCCTGATGGTGCGCCGCTCGTCCGACCCCTCCGCCTAG
- the iolB gene encoding 5-deoxy-glucuronate isomerase has translation MTNWVYPLGTAADSAWDVSIGTSDSSLAVDGWAHTGLKVATLPAGAAVELPAADEERIVVPLNGSFTVTVDGTDYPLAGRRSVFAGPTDVLYSGTGRAVSISSADGGRVAVATAPAQASHPTRLVSAAETPVELRGAGNCSRQVHNFGTPAALEADRFIVCEVLTPAGNWSSYPPHKHDEEKDGETSLEEIYYFETQVGAGSGAPADADAIGYQRVYASDERPIDVSAEVRTGDVVLVPYGWHGPAMAAPGYDLYYLNVMAGPGPVREWLISDDPHHGWVRQTWESQNIDPRLPFGA, from the coding sequence ATGACCAATTGGGTCTATCCCCTGGGCACCGCCGCTGACAGCGCCTGGGACGTGTCCATCGGAACCTCCGATTCCTCCCTTGCCGTGGACGGCTGGGCGCACACCGGACTGAAGGTGGCCACCCTGCCGGCGGGCGCCGCCGTCGAACTTCCCGCCGCGGATGAGGAACGGATCGTGGTGCCCCTCAACGGGTCCTTCACGGTGACCGTGGACGGCACGGACTACCCGTTGGCGGGGCGCCGCTCGGTGTTCGCCGGCCCGACGGATGTGCTGTACTCCGGCACCGGCCGCGCCGTCAGCATCAGCTCGGCCGACGGCGGCAGGGTGGCGGTTGCCACCGCGCCGGCCCAGGCGTCCCACCCCACCCGCCTGGTGTCCGCGGCGGAAACGCCGGTGGAGCTGCGCGGGGCGGGCAACTGCTCGCGCCAGGTCCACAACTTCGGCACCCCCGCCGCACTGGAAGCCGACCGCTTCATCGTGTGCGAGGTCCTCACCCCGGCCGGCAACTGGTCCTCCTACCCGCCGCACAAGCATGACGAGGAGAAGGACGGCGAGACCTCCCTCGAGGAGATCTACTATTTCGAAACCCAGGTGGGAGCTGGATCCGGCGCACCTGCCGACGCCGATGCCATCGGCTACCAGCGCGTCTACGCCTCCGACGAGCGCCCCATCGACGTTTCCGCCGAAGTACGGACCGGGGATGTTGTCCTGGTCCCCTACGGCTGGCACGGCCCGGCCATGGCCGCACCCGGCTACGACCTCTATTACCTCAACGTCATGGCCGGCCCCGGGCCGGTACGGGAGTGGCTGATCAGCGACGACCCACACCACGGCTGGGTCCGGCAGACGTGGGAGAGCCAGAACATCGACCCCCGGCTGCCGTTCGGCGCGTAG
- a CDS encoding GntR family transcriptional regulator, whose product MANNLGLNIDRSSPVPLYHQVVQGIEAAIYSGVLEPGSRLDNEIDLAAQLNLSRPTMRKAMDELVRSGLLVRKRGVGTQVVSSQVRRPLELSSLYDDLTNNGKKPTTEVLSFSHLEADDATITTLQLPAGSKVYHFTRLRRVGGKPLALMENWVRDDIAEMDEAMLKAEGLYSILRRGGVNFRLATQRIGAMTANDYQASMLDTPAGSALVTMERTAVDDTGRRVETGHHVYRADSYSFEMTLVQR is encoded by the coding sequence GTGGCGAACAACCTGGGACTCAACATCGACCGCTCCTCCCCCGTGCCCCTGTACCACCAGGTGGTCCAGGGCATTGAGGCGGCGATTTACAGCGGGGTGCTGGAGCCAGGCAGCAGGCTGGACAACGAGATCGACCTTGCCGCCCAGCTCAACCTGTCCCGGCCCACCATGCGCAAGGCCATGGATGAACTGGTCCGGTCCGGCCTGCTGGTCCGCAAGCGGGGCGTAGGAACCCAGGTGGTGTCCAGCCAGGTCCGCCGGCCGTTGGAGCTGTCCAGCCTCTACGACGACCTGACCAACAACGGCAAGAAGCCCACCACCGAGGTGCTGAGCTTCTCGCATCTGGAGGCGGACGACGCCACGATCACCACGCTGCAGCTTCCCGCGGGCTCGAAGGTGTACCACTTCACCCGGCTGCGGAGGGTGGGCGGCAAACCCCTGGCCCTCATGGAGAACTGGGTGCGTGATGACATCGCGGAGATGGATGAGGCCATGCTCAAGGCTGAAGGCCTCTATTCGATCCTTCGCCGCGGCGGCGTGAACTTCCGGCTTGCCACCCAGCGCATCGGTGCCATGACCGCCAATGACTACCAGGCATCCATGCTGGACACCCCGGCGGGCTCGGCGCTGGTCACCATGGAACGCACCGCCGTGGACGATACCGGCCGCCGGGTTGAAACCGGCCACCACGTGTACCGCGCCGATTCCTACAGCTTTGAAATGACACTCGTACAGCGCTAA
- a CDS encoding sugar porter family MFS transporter — MLLQKHTMGATGSKRRGYLARLTVISTLGGLLFGYDTGVISGALLYMNDSLNMSAVEEATVVSALLFPGAAVGALTGGRMADKLGRRGSLLVCALLFLLGAMGCALAPTVTFMIAARIVLGLGVGAAAVTCPLYLAEMAPAHLRGRMVTINELMIVTGQMLAFAINALLDALIHDNEVWRSMLGIASIPALALLAGMLLLPESPRWYAIRGRLEDSRRVLNLSRSPEEAAAEFEEIALAARTAKEERGHALRDLRNNPWMRRLLWIGIGLATVQQATGINTVNYYAPTILEKSGLGVSASLVATVGVGVTSVLMTILGIWLLGFVGRRRMLVIGFSGVVGSQALLAIVFLLPQSDLASYTILAAMMLFVAFVQCFIGTCVWLLLSEMFPLAIRGFAMGIAVFALWTVNAAISFLFPLVVNALGSTGTFGLFVLVNLASLAFVIKFVPETKGHSLEDLEAHFRDGEVPAKVSA, encoded by the coding sequence ATGCTGTTGCAGAAACACACCATGGGCGCCACCGGCAGCAAGCGCCGCGGGTACCTCGCCCGGCTCACTGTCATCTCCACCCTGGGTGGCCTGCTCTTTGGGTACGACACCGGCGTGATCTCCGGCGCCCTGCTGTACATGAACGACTCCCTCAACATGAGCGCTGTCGAGGAAGCAACCGTGGTGAGCGCGCTGCTGTTCCCGGGTGCCGCCGTCGGCGCCCTCACCGGCGGCCGCATGGCCGACAAGTTGGGCCGCCGCGGCTCGCTGCTGGTCTGCGCACTGCTCTTCCTGCTCGGTGCCATGGGCTGCGCCCTTGCGCCCACCGTGACCTTCATGATTGCCGCCCGCATCGTGCTGGGCCTCGGGGTGGGTGCCGCCGCCGTGACATGCCCGCTGTACCTGGCGGAGATGGCTCCCGCCCATCTTCGTGGCCGGATGGTCACCATCAACGAACTCATGATCGTCACCGGCCAGATGCTCGCCTTCGCCATCAACGCCCTTCTCGACGCCCTGATCCACGACAACGAGGTCTGGCGCAGCATGCTGGGCATCGCGTCCATCCCTGCACTCGCACTGCTCGCCGGCATGCTGTTGCTTCCAGAATCCCCGCGCTGGTACGCCATCCGCGGCCGCCTGGAAGACAGCCGCCGCGTCCTGAACCTGAGCCGCAGCCCGGAAGAGGCAGCCGCCGAATTCGAGGAAATTGCCCTCGCAGCACGCACCGCCAAGGAAGAACGCGGCCACGCCCTCCGCGACCTCCGCAACAACCCCTGGATGCGCCGGCTGCTCTGGATCGGCATTGGCCTGGCCACCGTCCAGCAGGCAACAGGCATCAACACCGTGAACTACTACGCCCCCACCATCCTGGAAAAGAGCGGGCTTGGCGTTAGTGCCTCGCTTGTGGCCACCGTCGGCGTCGGCGTCACCTCAGTCCTCATGACCATCCTGGGCATCTGGCTGCTCGGCTTTGTTGGGCGCCGCCGGATGCTGGTCATCGGATTCTCCGGTGTGGTCGGCTCCCAGGCCCTGCTGGCCATCGTCTTCCTCCTCCCGCAGTCCGACCTTGCCAGCTACACCATCCTGGCCGCGATGATGCTGTTCGTTGCCTTCGTCCAGTGCTTCATCGGCACCTGCGTCTGGCTCCTGCTCTCCGAAATGTTCCCGCTGGCCATCCGCGGCTTCGCCATGGGCATTGCGGTCTTCGCACTGTGGACCGTGAACGCGGCCATCTCCTTCCTGTTCCCGCTCGTGGTCAACGCCCTGGGATCCACCGGTACCTTCGGACTCTTCGTCCTGGTCAACCTGGCCTCCCTGGCGTTCGTCATCAAGTTCGTGCCGGAAACCAAGGGCCACTCCCTTGAGGACCTCGAAGCGCACTTCCGCGATGGTGAGGTTCCGGCAAAGGTCTCCGCTTAG
- a CDS encoding LOG family protein, with protein MNFAGSLGPRPRNLEVQDLASFDSLVAGGAVNLHGWHAQSLDLRGRSAALKNVSVEGAMFLGCLFDDGMEATLRSRGALIFPRLEGVPFDPYRAVLYSPAELYAGLATAPYEELPDARIYHWSIQPGQRHRVDSTLASALHDHAIGDALDELTRSAAWPRRSIVGVMGGHAAPRGSREFADAARLGRLLALDGHSVATGGGPGAMEAANLGAYLSRASDDEVQAALAALAAVPGFRPSVSAWARAAAAVVERHPDGTPSLGIPTWFYGHEPPNYFATHIAKYFANAIREAILLELCHGGIVFLPGAAGTVQEIFQDACENYYGAREKVAPMVLVGRRHWEQEFPAWPMLRSLAAGRAMADYIHLVDTVDDAVEVLRQR; from the coding sequence ATGAATTTCGCCGGAAGCCTTGGTCCCCGCCCCCGCAACCTCGAAGTCCAGGACCTTGCCAGCTTCGACAGCCTGGTGGCCGGCGGTGCGGTCAACCTGCACGGCTGGCACGCGCAGTCGCTGGACCTGCGGGGCCGGTCGGCGGCACTCAAAAACGTCAGCGTCGAGGGCGCGATGTTCCTGGGCTGCCTCTTCGACGACGGCATGGAAGCCACCCTCCGCAGCCGCGGCGCCCTGATCTTCCCGCGCCTGGAGGGCGTCCCCTTCGACCCGTACCGGGCCGTCCTGTACTCGCCGGCCGAGCTGTACGCGGGACTGGCAACCGCGCCGTATGAGGAGCTGCCGGATGCGCGCATCTATCACTGGAGCATCCAGCCTGGCCAGCGCCACCGTGTGGACTCAACGCTGGCCTCGGCCCTGCATGACCACGCCATCGGTGATGCGCTGGATGAGCTGACCCGGTCTGCAGCGTGGCCCCGCCGCTCAATCGTCGGCGTGATGGGCGGCCACGCAGCGCCCCGCGGCAGCCGGGAATTTGCGGACGCTGCCCGGCTGGGCAGGCTCCTTGCCCTCGACGGCCACTCGGTGGCAACGGGCGGCGGCCCCGGGGCCATGGAGGCGGCGAACCTCGGGGCGTACCTCAGCCGGGCCTCGGACGACGAGGTGCAGGCAGCACTTGCCGCGCTCGCCGCTGTTCCCGGCTTCCGTCCCTCGGTGTCGGCGTGGGCACGTGCGGCGGCAGCCGTCGTCGAACGCCATCCGGACGGGACGCCGTCCCTCGGGATCCCCACCTGGTTCTATGGACACGAACCGCCCAACTACTTCGCCACGCACATCGCCAAGTACTTCGCCAATGCCATCCGCGAGGCCATCCTGCTGGAACTGTGCCATGGCGGAATCGTCTTCCTGCCGGGAGCGGCCGGCACCGTCCAGGAGATCTTCCAGGACGCCTGCGAGAACTATTACGGTGCCCGCGAGAAGGTGGCACCCATGGTGCTGGTGGGGCGCAGGCACTGGGAGCAGGAGTTTCCGGCTTGGCCCATGCTCCGCAGCCTGGCTGCAGGCAGGGCCATGGCGGACTACATCCACCTGGTGGACACGGTGGATGACGCAGTGGAGGTCCTCCGGCAGCGCTGA
- a CDS encoding VIT1/CCC1 transporter family protein, with amino-acid sequence MSQHAQPESHATPAEAPNPTQPSPSNIKRWRQYLADERAEAAVYRDLAQNREGEERSILLALAEAEGRHEAHWLALLGEHAGKPKRASARSRFLGFLARHFGSVFVLALAQRAEGRSPYAKDPNATAAMAADEQIHEEVVRGLATRGRNRLAGTFRAAVFGANDGLVSNLSLVMGMAASGVASSVVLLSGIAGLLAGAMSMGAGEFISVRSQRELLAATRPTQVTLAAAPQLDLEHNELLLVYLARGMSREAAEHRVAERMGLLPCDCDPSLSLQPDLPEEEDQHEAVGTAWGAALSSFCFFASGAIVPILPFLFGLTGVAALVVAGALVGIALLATGAAVGLLSGTSPLTRGLRQLAIGLGAAAITYLLGLLFGTAVG; translated from the coding sequence GTGTCGCAGCACGCCCAGCCCGAATCCCACGCCACGCCCGCGGAGGCCCCCAACCCAACCCAGCCCTCGCCGTCGAACATCAAGCGGTGGCGCCAGTACCTGGCCGATGAGCGCGCCGAAGCCGCCGTCTACCGGGACCTGGCCCAGAACCGCGAGGGCGAGGAACGGTCCATCCTCCTGGCCCTGGCCGAGGCCGAAGGCCGGCACGAAGCCCACTGGCTCGCACTGCTGGGCGAGCACGCCGGCAAGCCGAAGAGGGCCTCCGCCCGTAGCCGGTTCCTCGGCTTCCTGGCCCGCCACTTCGGCTCCGTATTTGTCCTGGCCCTGGCCCAGCGCGCCGAGGGCCGCTCCCCCTACGCCAAGGACCCCAACGCCACCGCTGCGATGGCCGCCGATGAACAGATCCATGAGGAAGTAGTGCGGGGCCTGGCCACCCGCGGCCGCAACCGCCTGGCCGGCACCTTCCGCGCCGCGGTCTTTGGCGCGAATGATGGCCTGGTCAGCAACCTCTCCCTGGTGATGGGCATGGCCGCGTCCGGCGTGGCCAGCAGCGTGGTGCTGCTCAGCGGCATCGCCGGGCTCCTGGCCGGTGCCATGTCCATGGGCGCGGGCGAATTCATTTCCGTCCGCTCCCAGCGGGAACTGCTGGCGGCCACCCGGCCCACGCAGGTCACGCTGGCGGCCGCGCCGCAGCTTGACCTCGAGCACAACGAGCTGCTCCTCGTGTACCTGGCCCGCGGCATGTCCCGGGAAGCGGCAGAACACCGGGTGGCCGAGCGCATGGGCCTGCTGCCCTGCGACTGCGATCCCAGCCTGTCCCTCCAGCCGGACCTGCCGGAGGAAGAGGACCAGCATGAAGCAGTGGGCACGGCCTGGGGTGCGGCGCTGTCCAGCTTCTGCTTCTTCGCCTCCGGCGCCATCGTTCCCATCCTGCCGTTCCTGTTCGGCCTCACCGGTGTCGCTGCCCTCGTAGTGGCGGGCGCCCTGGTGGGAATCGCGCTCCTGGCGACCGGTGCCGCCGTCGGCCTGCTGTCCGGCACGTCCCCGCTCACCCGCGGCCTGCGGCAGCTTGCCATCGGCCTGGGCGCAGCAGCCATCACGTACCTGCTGGGCCTGCTCTTCGGCACGGCCGTCGGCTAG